A stretch of Paenibacillus sp. URB8-2 DNA encodes these proteins:
- a CDS encoding YdcF family protein, producing the protein MIYVIKFIYSFVLPPGIFILLLTLLALWMLWKKQRGSAALLLAVTLLLYLASVPLVANPLMRTLESKYAPPAQVQGDCLVVLGGGATQGTPDVDGEGNLGGSAANRLITAVRLHRLTGLPVLFSGGQVFADSGNEGDIARRQLIGLGVDEQNILIENRSLNTEQNAEYTAALLKEQGLSRPVLVTSAFHMPRAVAEFRRAGMEVQPYPTDYHASTAASASWYAGKLAPSPGAIETVGGVLKEYIGSLAVAVKGK; encoded by the coding sequence TTGATTTATGTTATTAAATTTATCTACAGTTTCGTGCTTCCTCCGGGAATATTTATCCTGCTTCTGACGCTGCTGGCATTGTGGATGCTATGGAAAAAACAGCGCGGCTCAGCAGCGCTGCTGCTCGCCGTAACGCTGCTGCTGTATTTGGCTTCGGTCCCGCTGGTAGCCAACCCGCTAATGCGGACGCTGGAATCGAAATATGCTCCCCCGGCGCAGGTGCAGGGCGATTGTCTGGTTGTGCTCGGCGGAGGAGCCACACAGGGAACACCCGATGTGGACGGCGAGGGCAATTTGGGAGGCTCGGCTGCCAACCGGCTTATAACGGCCGTGCGGCTTCACCGTCTGACAGGATTGCCGGTGCTGTTCAGCGGCGGGCAGGTTTTTGCGGACAGCGGAAACGAAGGCGACATCGCCCGCAGGCAGCTGATCGGATTGGGAGTGGACGAGCAGAATATTCTTATAGAGAATCGCTCGCTGAATACGGAACAGAATGCGGAATACACAGCCGCGCTGTTGAAGGAACAGGGATTGAGCCGCCCTGTGCTGGTTACCTCGGCTTTTCATATGCCGCGGGCGGTTGCGGAGTTCCGGCGGGCCGGGATGGAAGTGCAGCCGTATCCGACCGATTATCATGCAAGCACTGCGGCTTCTGCGTCATGGTATGCGGGGAAGCTGGCGCCCAGCCCTGGAGCCATCGAAACGGTCGGAGGCGTATTGAAGGAGTATATCGGTTCATTGGCTGTTGCGGTCAAAGGGAAATAA
- a CDS encoding phosphotransferase family protein — MVNLNRVGQGRTADIFELAEGRIIKLYKKNFPAEAINQELVVSRLACSLGIRTPEPFGHTELDGRNGLIFQRISGASLLDLLTRKPWAVNKYSNLLANLHAEIHAYEASELNRKQKKLLCESIQRAPLLTEQEKAIIIRYTEELPEGDQLCHGDFHPDNVMFDGSCWILDWMTGMSGNPAGDVARSVILLSIGSMPEGTPALIKLFAQFLRNKLKSAYIKEYLRVTGQDYSTIDKWIMPTAAARLTEGVPQGEKIKLVSIIRARLTSAT; from the coding sequence ATGGTTAATTTGAATCGGGTTGGACAGGGAAGAACAGCTGATATTTTTGAACTTGCCGAAGGAAGAATAATCAAGCTTTACAAAAAGAACTTCCCCGCGGAGGCGATCAATCAGGAGCTTGTGGTCAGTAGGCTGGCTTGTTCGCTTGGTATCCGCACTCCGGAGCCCTTTGGACATACCGAACTGGACGGTAGGAACGGATTAATATTTCAGCGCATCTCCGGCGCTTCATTGCTTGATCTTCTCACCAGGAAGCCTTGGGCTGTGAATAAATATTCAAACCTGCTGGCGAACCTGCACGCTGAAATCCATGCTTACGAGGCGTCCGAATTGAACAGGAAACAGAAGAAGCTGCTCTGTGAAAGCATACAAAGGGCTCCCCTCCTTACCGAACAGGAGAAAGCAATAATTATCCGCTACACAGAGGAATTGCCTGAAGGGGACCAGCTGTGCCATGGCGACTTTCATCCGGACAACGTGATGTTTGACGGAAGCTGCTGGATTCTTGACTGGATGACCGGGATGTCGGGAAATCCTGCCGGCGACGTCGCCAGATCGGTGATTTTACTAAGCATAGGATCTATGCCTGAAGGCACCCCAGCTCTCATTAAGTTATTTGCTCAATTCTTAAGAAACAAGCTGAAGTCAGCCTACATTAAAGAGTATCTTCGGGTAACCGGCCAGGATTATTCAACGATAGATAAGTGGATAATGCCGACAGCCGCGGCCAGATTGACCGAAGGGGTCCCGCAGGGTGAAAAAATCAAACTCGTATCGATCATCAGAGCAAGGTTAACATCAGCGACCTAA
- a CDS encoding methyltransferase domain-containing protein: protein MNKSEAFANTVEQYFNYTRMPWGRLFYETAWEQIDRFMTGTGQTVLDIGCGFGISSNEYARRGNKVTGIDPTKSLIEIAKEQGTDVQFTCDTFENMADRLGTYDWIFCHNILEYTEDPKLFIEKIGGCQHTKGYLSLIAHNPAAKVMKKAIINKDPDSALVSMESSKEYSAIIQTDITTYSFEQLSEWLRESGYGTVVRFGIHNIYGYIADNDIKQDGDWHRRATKLELELGGRSPYREIAIFTHIIAMK, encoded by the coding sequence ATGAACAAATCAGAGGCTTTTGCGAACACGGTCGAGCAGTACTTTAATTATACAAGGATGCCTTGGGGGCGGTTGTTCTATGAAACGGCGTGGGAGCAGATCGACCGGTTTATGACCGGGACGGGGCAGACGGTTTTGGATATCGGCTGCGGCTTCGGGATTTCCAGCAATGAATACGCCAGGCGCGGGAATAAGGTTACCGGAATTGATCCGACGAAATCCTTGATTGAGATTGCAAAAGAACAGGGAACGGACGTTCAATTTACTTGCGACACATTTGAGAATATGGCGGATCGTCTGGGAACCTATGACTGGATATTTTGCCACAATATATTGGAGTATACGGAAGACCCGAAGCTTTTTATCGAGAAAATCGGCGGCTGTCAGCATACAAAAGGGTATTTGTCGCTAATCGCGCACAATCCGGCGGCTAAAGTCATGAAAAAAGCGATCATCAACAAAGATCCGGACAGCGCCTTGGTGAGTATGGAGAGCAGTAAGGAGTACAGCGCAATTATTCAGACGGACATTACGACGTATTCTTTTGAACAGCTGTCCGAATGGTTGAGGGAATCGGGGTATGGGACGGTCGTTCGCTTTGGAATACATAATATTTACGGATACATAGCGGATAACGATATCAAGCAAGATGGAGATTGGCATCGCCGGGCGACGAAGTTGGAGCTTGAACTTGGAGGCCGGAGCCCATATCGGGAGATTGCGATATTCACGCATATTATTGCAATGAAATGA
- a CDS encoding VOC family protein, which yields MQDQKITTFLMFSGQAEEAMNFYISLFDGSEVLHIQRYGPNEDGAEGSVRNAAFSLNGQQFMCIDSNIPHDFTFTPSMSLYVNCKSEEEIDLLYSKLSEGGSVFMPLASYPFSDKFGWVGDRYGVTWQLNLAGK from the coding sequence ATGCAGGATCAAAAGATCACCACGTTTTTAATGTTTTCCGGACAGGCTGAGGAGGCGATGAACTTCTATATTTCTTTGTTCGACGGGTCGGAAGTGCTGCATATTCAGCGTTACGGGCCAAACGAAGATGGAGCCGAAGGGAGCGTGAGGAATGCCGCTTTTTCGCTGAACGGACAACAGTTTATGTGCATCGATAGTAATATACCGCATGATTTCACGTTTACGCCTTCCATGTCTCTGTATGTCAATTGCAAGAGCGAGGAAGAGATTGACCTTCTGTATTCGAAGCTGTCCGAAGGAGGCAGCGTGTTCATGCCTTTGGCCTCATATCCTTTCAGCGATAAATTCGGCTGGGTCGGCGATCGATACGGAGTGACTTGGCAGTTGAATCTGGCGGGGAAATAA